A region from the Lycium barbarum isolate Lr01 chromosome 8, ASM1917538v2, whole genome shotgun sequence genome encodes:
- the LOC132605759 gene encoding ankyrin repeat-containing protein NPR4-like, which yields MVLAAKEFALLRGDGLNSWQRLLFRYVPTSEGQKRIPTDIKNISNEPQMFNAKNCWLSPIWERIYFGALITKLGGLLFDVLERLVPPLKLIRDKKSKYYNALKLVECLCKKIESLSFVEVRRIVGAPLLAAAKNDNYELVEAVVRKFPSLIYVSDVETGKRIFDFAVEHRCENVFNLVHRMSQHRALFMDSLDLSGNTVLHLAAKLAPKNKLNLVPGAALQMQRELQWFKEVNKFVPLFDREHRNAENKTPSVVFTEEHAELKIKGEEWMKGTANSCTIAAALITTIAFAAAITVPGGDHGETGLPIFAKNGAFIVFAISNAASLFTSTTSLLVFLSILTSRYAEEDFLYALPRSLILGLLTLFLSITLMTVSFSAAVYIVLGQKKAYVLIPVAVMACLPIMSFVLLQSPLIVALISSTWRGIFGKKSNRPFY from the exons ATGTTCCTACTTCCGAGGGTCAAAAAAGAATACCGACTGACATCAAAAACATAAGCAATGAACCACAAATGTTTAATGCAAAAAACTGCTGGCTTTCACCAATTTGGGAACGGATTTACTTCGGTGCTT TGATCACGAAGTTGGGTGGCCTTCTATTTGATGTTCTTGAAAGATTAG TGCCTCCTTTGAAACTCATCCGAGACAAAAAGTCAAAATATTACAATGCACTTAAGCTTGTCGAATGCTTGTGCAAGAAAATTGAAAGTTTGAGTTTCGTTGAAGTTCGTAGAATTGTTGGTGCTCCTCTCCTTGCAGCTGCAAAAAATGACAACTATGAGCTTGTTGAAGCTGTCGTGAGAAAATTTCCTTCACTGATTTACGTAAGTGATGTCGAAACTGGAAAGAGGATATTTGACTTTGCGGTAGAGCATCGTTGTGAAAATGTGTTTAACTTGGTCCATCGGATGAGTCAGCATAGAGCCTTGTTTATGGATTCATTAGACTTGTCTGGCAATACTGTGCTGCATTTGGCTGCAAAACTGGCGCCAAAAAATAAATTAAACCTTGTTCCTGGCGCGGCTCTTCAAATGCAACGAGAATTACAGTGGTTTAAG GAAGTAAACAAATTTGTACCACTTTTTGATCGGGAACACCGTAACGCAGAGAACAAAACGCCGAGTGTAGTATTTACTGAGGAACATGCCGAGTTGAAGATAAAAGGAGAGGAATGGATGAAAGGTACAGCAAATTCATGCACAATTGCGGCAGCACTCATTACTACCATTGCATTTGCAGCAGCAATTACAGTTCCAGGTGGCGACCATGGCGAAACTGGACTCCCCATTTTCGCCAAAAATGGTGCTTTCATCGTTTTTGCCATCTCGAATGCAGCGTCACTATTCACTTCTACCACCTCTCTGTTGGTGTTTTTGTCCATTTTGACTTCTCGTTATGCAGAAGAAGATTTCTTATATGCTTTGCCTAGAAGCCTGATCCTGGGTCTGCTCACTCTATTTCTCTCCATAACACTCATGACAGTTAGCTTCAGTGCCGCAGTGTATATTGTGCTCGGGCAGAAGAAAGCATATGTGCTTATACCTGTAGCTGTAATGGCTTGTTTACCTATCATGTCCTTCGTGCTTTTGCAGTCTCCACTCATTGTTGCTTTGATTTCTTCAACTTGGCGTGGCATCTTTGGTAAGAAGAGTAACCGCCCATTTTATTGA